In the Cellvibrio sp. KY-GH-1 genome, TAGCTATGCAATGAGGAATTGATTGCAAACAAAGCGCCGAAAATTAAAAGGCCGCCAATCAGCACCGCTTCGATTGGAAGTGATGAATTGAATCCCACCGCAATGGCAGCAGGAATACCCGTCAGCATCAATGCCCAGACAAATACATGTAATCCACCTGGCGCACTATTTTCACCTTGATTAATTAATACCGGGGCAATGGATTGGACAATACCGTAACCGATAATCCAGATAGCGAGAAAACCGCCAACCCACCAGAAGCTCCACCCCAATTGACTGCTCAAAAAGACTGGTAATGCAACAACAAACCAGACGTCTCGTGCACCAAATAAAAATAAACGCGCAGCCGATAAAATATTAATCGCACGACTTTTGGAAAATAATTCGCGGAACTTCGGTTTCTGTTTTGCTTTGCCCAAGTCCTTTTTCAAGAACAATAAGCTTGCTATCCAGATAACACCCAATACCGCCGCCATGGCCACAACAGCACCAACAAACCCCAACAGCGCCAGCAACGCGCCGCCGAGAAAGAAGCCCACACCTTTGAGCGCATTTTTAGATCCGGTAAGCAATGCAACCCATTTGAACAATTGTCCCTGCTGATCGCCTGGCACGAGCAATTTGATCGTGCTTTTAGCGCTCATCTTATTCAGATCTTTCGCGATGCCGGAAAGAGCTTGCGCGCCCATCACCCACAGCGGAGTTAACATCACTGTGGGTACAGCGAGCATTAATAGCGCGATTACTTGTAAGCCCAAACCAATGTTCATGGTGCTGTTTAGCCCGATACGAGCGCCCAGATAACCACCCACGAGGTTGGTGATCACACCGAAGATTTCATAAAACAAAAACAGCGCAGCAATTTGTAAGGGGGTGTAGCCAAGTTGATGGAAATGCAATACCACCAACATGCGTAATGCACCATCGGTTAAGGTGAATGCCCAGTAATTACCGGTCACAACCAGATATTGTTTTACTTCCGCACTTAACTTTTTTCCTGCGCCTGTTATTGTCATGAGCTGATCTCCTTAGTTGGCAAGTCCAACTAATTTTGCCAACTCCGCTGTACGATTTGCGTAACCCCACTCGTTGTCATACCAGGCATAAATCTTCACTTGGGTACCATTCACTACCATCGTTGATAAGGCATCAACAATCGATGAGCGTGAATCACCGCAATAATCATTGGAAACTAACGGGCGCTCTTCATAACCCAGAATATTTTTTAATTCATTTCCGCTGGCCGCTTTCAATAAGCCGTTGACTTCTTCTACTGTGGTAGCTCGTTCAACCTCAAATACACAATCCGTTAACGAGGCATTTGCCAATGGAACTCTTACCGCGTGGCCATTCAAACGACCGCGTAATTCCGGAAATATTTCGGCTATGGCAGTTGCTGATCCGGTTGTAGTAGGAATTAAATTGGAACCCGAGGAACGCGCGCGGCGTAGATCCTTATGAGACTGGTCCAGAATTGATTGGGTATTTGTTAAATTATGAATTGTGGTGATAGAGCCATGGCGAATACCAAGCTTCTCATGAATTACTTTTACTACCGGTGCAAGGCAATTCGTGGTACAAGATGCTGCTGTCACAATACGATTTTCCGCCACATTAAATAAATGGTGATTCACGCCCATCACAATATTCAATGCTCCTGGTTCTTTGACCGGTGCACTGACCACAACCTGCTTGACGCCTTGATCAAGATAAGCTTGCAGAGTAGCCACCGATTTCATTTTGCCACTGGCTTCAATCACGACATCACATTCTGACCAATCCGTTTCAGCAATAGCTTTGTTCGTGGTAACGCGAATTGCTTTTCCATTAATGATTATCTTGCCGTAATCAGCAGAAACATCCTCTGGCCAAGTGCCCTGTATTGAGTCGAACTTCAATAAATGTGCGTAGGTTTCCGTATCAGCAGCAGGATCATTAATTTGCAGAAATTCAAATTCCGGCCAATTCCAGGAGGCGCGCAATGCCAACCGACCAATGCGCCCAAACCCGTTAATACCAACTTTAATTTTTTTCATGGATTAATCCTTCAACGAATTTTCAATTTAAGGGTTCGGATGCTATTTGGTTGGCAAGTTTATTGATGTATTCCTGATGCGCGGGAATCTGCAATGCGCTGGGGCGAATTGCACGTACTCGATCAATCACTTCATCCAGTGGCAATCCTCGCTCCAATAAAATTTGCGCCGCAACTAGCCCTGTACGACCAGAGCCGCCCTTACAGTGGATGGCAATTGTTTTTCCTTGGGCTACCAGCGCATGGATTTTTTCTTTCGATAACAGCCAAGCGTCCTGAAATAGCTGTTCGGGCGCATGGTCATCCTCGATGGGCAAATGAAACCATTGCAAACCTAACTGCGCGCATAGCTCTGGCAAATCAGTAACGGCATTACGCTGTATTTCCTCTTTTGGCATAAGGGTAAGCACAGCAGCAGCTCCGGCCTCGGCCAGTTGCTCAAGAGACAATTGCAGACCAACCTCTTTGGTGCCGGGGCACGGAGTGAAAAGAATTTGGCCCGCACCTTCGAGGTTAAGCGAAGTGAAGGGATGTACTAACGGCATGGAATTTCCTTAGAAATATGTTTTTACGTTCGATTAAATAAGTGTTGGCTTCGATTGCAAAAAGCAACGAGAGAAAGCATCACAGGGACTTCAACTAGAACACCCACAACAGTGGCCAGCGCGGCGCCTGAGTGAAGCCCAAATAACGAAATAGCAACGGCAACTGCCAGCTCGAAAAAGTTTGATCCACCAATCAAACAGGCGGGAGCAGCGACACTATACGGAAGCCGAATTGCCCGAGCGGCAATAAACGTTATGGCAAACACACCATAGGATTGGATCACCAAAGGAATTGCAATGAGAACGATGGCGATGGTTTGGTCAAAAATAGTTTTGGCTTGAAACCCGAATAACAAAACGACCGTTCCCAATAAACCGAGAATTGACCAAGGCTTAAACGAGGCAGAAAAGCGTTGTAATGAAACTTGATCACCAAAAGATTTCTTTTCTAAATAATAACGAGTCAACACACCTGCAATTAGCGGCAGTAGAACATATAGCCCAACTGAAACTAGTAGGGTTTCCCAAGGTACAATAATGTCAGTAACACCCAACAGGAATGCCGCCAGTGGTGCGAATGCGAAAATCATAATCACATCGTTCAACGACACTTGAACCAGCGTGTAATTTGCATCCCCTTTTGTTAATTGACTCCAAACAAACACCATCGCGGTGCAAGGAGCAACACCGAGCAATATCATTCCTGCGATATATTCTTGAGCAGTTTGTGGATCCACCCAGTCGACAAAGAGAACTTTAAAAAACAACCATCCCAATGCAGCCATAGTAAATGGCTTGATTAACCAATTCACAATCAATGTCAGGATAATTCCTTGTGGGCGGGTCCCAATATGCTTAAGTGAACTGAAGTCCACTTGCACCATCATTGGGTAAATCATTATCCAAATAAGTAATGCAATAACGATATTCACGTGAGCATATTCAAGCCCTGCAACAAATGAAAAAAAAGCTGGGAAGACATTGCCAAGAACAGCCCCAATTACAATTGCAATTGCTACCCACAATGATAAATACCGTTCAAACAAGCCCATGGATATTATCCTGATACAAAAATCAATTAATTAAATGGACGATAGATTGACACGTTGCATCAATTGCTCAGCTGTTTCTACGCGCTCCGAATAACGATCAACCAAAAAATCTTTTTGATCACGTAGTAGTAATGTAAATTTCACCAACTCTTCCATCACATCAACAACCCGGTTGTAGTATGACGAAGGCTTCATCCGATCATTATCATCAAACTCCTGAAATGCCTTGGCGACCGATGATTGATTAGGGATGGTGAACATACGCATCCACCGCCCGAGAATGCGCATCTGATTCACCGCATTGAATGATTGCGAACCACCACTCACTTGCATCAATGCCAACGTCTTGCCCTGCGTTAAACGCGATGCACCGGCTGATAAGGGAATCCAATCAATTTGTGATTTGAATACTCCCGTCATCGCGCCATGACGTTCGGGGGAACACCACACTTGGCCCTCAGACCATTGCGCAAGTTCGCGAAGTTCCTGCACTTTTGGATGAGTATCAGGAGCGTCATCAGGAAGGGGTAAACCTTCCGGGTGAAATATCTGCGTTTCAGCACCGAGATACTGCAATATGCGTTCGGCTTCTAATACGAGTAACCGGCTAAATGAACGAGGCCGATTGGAGCCGTAAAGCAACAAAATGCGCGGCTTGTGATTAGCGGTCTGCGTGAGCGGCGAAAGTGGATTGCTCTGCGCGGCCAACAAATCGCTGTTGAGGTTGGGCATGGAGTCATTAGTCATCATCAATTACCGAATTCATAGGAAAGTTCTTTTGCATCACCGTCATAATTCTCCAATTCCATCCAGAGCAACTTGCAGCTGCACTTTATCGAGGAAAAGTGCATTAAGTGGTAATGCCAGCAATGCGGAAATACGTTGTTGAATTTTTGCAACACACGCATCAAATGCAGCGTTTATATATTCTTCACCCAAAGTGTTATCACACGCTAATTCCGAAGGATCACTCAGCCCCCAGTGTGTACGGATTGCGCTCCCTAAATACAACGGGCAGGCCTCACCAGCAGCTTTGTCGCACACAGTAATAACGATGTCCGGGGCCAATTGCTCAAACACATCGGATGATTTGCTGTGTAATCCAACCGCTGAAACACCGGCGCGAGCAAGGGCTTGTAGACTCAGTGGATTGACTTGGCCACTGGGGAAACTGCCCGCGCTGTAGCCCGTAAATCCCTCGGGAGCCACATGGTTAAACAGTGCTTCGCTGAGAATGCTGCGACAGCTGTTATGCGTACATAAAAACAGGATTTTCATCAGGAGCGGTCTCTGTTAGCAGCAACGTTGAGGGCGATCATCCATCGCACACAGACGACTGACATTATCGGCAAGCCACTCTTTGTGGGACTTACGCATCACTTTCAAAATCTCGACAGCCCACTCAGGCAGGTCCGGGTGCAGCCGGTAGTAAATCCATTGGCCCTGGCGGCGATCAGCCAATACGCCAGAGGAACGCAGTTGCGCTAAATGGCGGGATATTTTGGGCTGAATTTCATCCAGGGCGCAGGTCAGTTCGCAGACGCAAAGCTCCTGTTCGCCAGCAACTAACAACGCAATTCGTGCACGGGTTTCATCAGCCAAACTTTTACAAAACTGATCGGGGGTCAGGGACATGAAATTACCTTTTGGTTTTGACCAGAACAAACAGCTTGATACGGTCATGGATAGCCTGAAGGGTGTGCTCAAAAGCACGAGGATCTTTGCTGGTGGCCGGGTCTTCGAAGCTCCAGGCCAGTACCTCGCTATTTTGTGGAAGGCGTTTACACTCTTGCGCAGCCTTGTCACACAGCGTTATCACCACATCAAATTCACTACTCTCCAAGTCAGGTAGCGACTTGCTATACAAGCCTTCAACTGACACCCCCGCACGCTCTAACACGCTAAGCGCTGAAGGATTGATGGGCACAAGATCAGTTCCCGCGCTGTACACCTCAAAATGCTCGTTATCTGCATGACGTAAAAGGGCTTCAGCCATCTGTGATCGTGCAGAGTTGCCCGTACAAAGAAATAACACCCGGATTTTAGAGCTCATGATGAGATGTTAATATATATGAATATTTGAATATACGGATATTGATACATATTGGCAACCCATTCCATCATATTGGACCGATGAATGCAGATATATATAATTTCTTACTCGGCGGGTCATCGGTTATTGCAATTGACGTAGACGGTAATCGAGTTATTGGATTATGCTTTCCTTAACTCTCAGGTTATTCAATTACTATGATCAGTAAACAACGTCATTCTATGTGGTTAATCGCACTGCTTACCTTGGTCTTTTTAGGCCAATCGTTGGCGGTTGTGGCTATGCCATGTCAGTTGATGGACGTTGCTCCCATGAGCCATAACATGGAATC is a window encoding:
- a CDS encoding cyclin-dependent kinase inhibitor 3 family protein → MPLVHPFTSLNLEGAGQILFTPCPGTKEVGLQLSLEQLAEAGAAAVLTLMPKEEIQRNAVTDLPELCAQLGLQWFHLPIEDDHAPEQLFQDAWLLSKEKIHALVAQGKTIAIHCKGGSGRTGLVAAQILLERGLPLDEVIDRVRAIRPSALQIPAHQEYINKLANQIASEPLN
- a CDS encoding arsenate reductase ArsC — encoded protein: MKILFLCTHNSCRSILSEALFNHVAPEGFTGYSAGSFPSGQVNPLSLQALARAGVSAVGLHSKSSDVFEQLAPDIVITVCDKAAGEACPLYLGSAIRTHWGLSDPSELACDNTLGEEYINAAFDACVAKIQQRISALLALPLNALFLDKVQLQVALDGIGEL
- a CDS encoding ArsJ-associated glyceraldehyde-3-phosphate dehydrogenase, with the translated sequence MKKIKVGINGFGRIGRLALRASWNWPEFEFLQINDPAADTETYAHLLKFDSIQGTWPEDVSADYGKIIINGKAIRVTTNKAIAETDWSECDVVIEASGKMKSVATLQAYLDQGVKQVVVSAPVKEPGALNIVMGVNHHLFNVAENRIVTAASCTTNCLAPVVKVIHEKLGIRHGSITTIHNLTNTQSILDQSHKDLRRARSSGSNLIPTTTGSATAIAEIFPELRGRLNGHAVRVPLANASLTDCVFEVERATTVEEVNGLLKAASGNELKNILGYEERPLVSNDYCGDSRSSIVDALSTMVVNGTQVKIYAWYDNEWGYANRTAELAKLVGLAN
- a CDS encoding arsenate reductase ArsC, which encodes MAEALLRHADNEHFEVYSAGTDLVPINPSALSVLERAGVSVEGLYSKSLPDLESSEFDVVITLCDKAAQECKRLPQNSEVLAWSFEDPATSKDPRAFEHTLQAIHDRIKLFVLVKTKR
- the arsJ gene encoding organoarsenical effux MFS transporter ArsJ translates to MTITGAGKKLSAEVKQYLVVTGNYWAFTLTDGALRMLVVLHFHQLGYTPLQIAALFLFYEIFGVITNLVGGYLGARIGLNSTMNIGLGLQVIALLMLAVPTVMLTPLWVMGAQALSGIAKDLNKMSAKSTIKLLVPGDQQGQLFKWVALLTGSKNALKGVGFFLGGALLALLGFVGAVVAMAAVLGVIWIASLLFLKKDLGKAKQKPKFRELFSKSRAINILSAARLFLFGARDVWFVVALPVFLSSQLGWSFWWVGGFLAIWIIGYGIVQSIAPVLINQGENSAPGGLHVFVWALMLTGIPAAIAVGFNSSLPIEAVLIGGLLIFGALFAINSSLHSYLIVNYAKNDGVSLDVGFYYMANALGRLVGTLLSGWIYQTEGLVACLWVSSAFIGLAALISLGLLRTVSNN
- the arsB gene encoding ACR3 family arsenite efflux transporter, which translates into the protein MGLFERYLSLWVAIAIVIGAVLGNVFPAFFSFVAGLEYAHVNIVIALLIWIMIYPMMVQVDFSSLKHIGTRPQGIILTLIVNWLIKPFTMAALGWLFFKVLFVDWVDPQTAQEYIAGMILLGVAPCTAMVFVWSQLTKGDANYTLVQVSLNDVIMIFAFAPLAAFLLGVTDIIVPWETLLVSVGLYVLLPLIAGVLTRYYLEKKSFGDQVSLQRFSASFKPWSILGLLGTVVLLFGFQAKTIFDQTIAIVLIAIPLVIQSYGVFAITFIAARAIRLPYSVAAPACLIGGSNFFELAVAVAISLFGLHSGAALATVVGVLVEVPVMLSLVAFCNRSQHLFNRT
- the arsH gene encoding arsenical resistance protein ArsH, giving the protein MTNDSMPNLNSDLLAAQSNPLSPLTQTANHKPRILLLYGSNRPRSFSRLLVLEAERILQYLGAETQIFHPEGLPLPDDAPDTHPKVQELRELAQWSEGQVWCSPERHGAMTGVFKSQIDWIPLSAGASRLTQGKTLALMQVSGGSQSFNAVNQMRILGRWMRMFTIPNQSSVAKAFQEFDDNDRMKPSSYYNRVVDVMEELVKFTLLLRDQKDFLVDRYSERVETAEQLMQRVNLSSI
- a CDS encoding metalloregulator ArsR/SmtB family transcription factor, which translates into the protein MSLTPDQFCKSLADETRARIALLVAGEQELCVCELTCALDEIQPKISRHLAQLRSSGVLADRRQGQWIYYRLHPDLPEWAVEILKVMRKSHKEWLADNVSRLCAMDDRPQRCC